One Oncorhynchus masou masou isolate Uvic2021 chromosome 18, UVic_Omas_1.1, whole genome shotgun sequence DNA window includes the following coding sequences:
- the LOC135559292 gene encoding arp2/3 complex-activating protein rickA-like — protein sequence MRPLAPTGTGYNLGPSPSTPLLDGDNLGPSPSTPLLDVDNLSPSPSTPLLDGDNLGPSPSIPLLDRDNLGPSPSTTLLDRDNLGPSPSTPLLDGDNLGASSSAGQRQPRPFPLYPSAGQRQPRPFPLYPSAGQRQPRPFPLYPSAGQRQPRPFCPSTPFLLDRYNLGPSAPLPLCWTETTWALPPLPLCWTETPWAFPLYPSAGQRQPRPFPKPSFPMPRVCKAVVKAKGGYFEGSQI from the coding sequence atgcgaccgctcgctccaaccggaaccggataCAACCTGggcccttccccctctacccctctgctgGACGGAGACAACCTGggcccttccccctctacccctctgctgGACGTAGACAACCTGagcccttccccctctacccctctgctgGACGGAGACAACCTAggcccttccccctctatccctctgctggacagagacaacctaggcccttccccctctaccactctgctggacagagacaacctaggcccttccccctctacccctctgctgGACGGAGACAACCTAGGTGCTTCCTCCTctgctggacagagacaacctaggcccttccccctctacccctctgctggacagagacaacctaggcccttccccctctacccctctgctggacagagacaacctaggcccttccccctctacccctctgctggacagagacaacctaggCCCTTCTGCCCCTCTACCCCCTTTCTGCTGGACAGATACAACCTAGGCCCCTctgcccctctacccctctgctgGACGGAGACAACCTGggcccttccccctctacccctctgctgGACGGAGACACCCTGGgccttccccctctacccctctgctggacagagacaacctaggCCCTTCCCCAAGCCAAGCTTCcccatgccaagagtgtgcaaagctgtcgtcaaggcaaagggtggctactttgaaggctCTCAAATCTGA